The genomic stretch TTTAGATATGCCCTAAGCGACTGTTTTATGTTCGGATTAATGGTGATTTTTGATTTTGGTTGGCCAGAGGGGGCGGTCTTTTCCGGACTGCCCTCTTTCCTCTTACTCTAAGGGGATGTCTAGGCCGGCCTCTTTTAAGGCGAGCTCACTTGGGCCCTCTTGTTGGCAGCAGGCAACCAGCCTTTCATTGATGGCTATCGCGGGAGCCCGGCGGATCCCCAGCTCCCGGGCCCTTTGGGCCACCTCGGGGTTATGGAGATCTAACACCCGGATCTCACATGAGGGGCAGGCCATCTGCTTGACAAGCTCTACAGTCTCCTGGCATAGGGGACAGCCGGCACTAAAGACTTCAACCTTTCTCTTTTTCATAGGACCTCCTTTAAGTTTAGGATTTTTGAATTCTGGTGGATTTACAGGCTGGACAGGGTGCTTCCTCCCTTTGGACGGGTAAGGCATTCCAGATCGAGGCCATCAGGAGGGAAAATGCACCCAGATAAACAAGCCAGGTGATATTCAGGGCAAATTTGCCGGCCAAAATCAGGCCTGAGGCCAGAATTCCCAACCAAAGTGGACCATAGCCTCTTCTTTCTTTGGCTTTATAGGCCAGAGCGCCCATGGCTAGGGCCAGAAAAAAGACGCTTAAGGGAAGGAGGTATCTCTTCTCCAGTATCATCCCTAGTCCGAAGGAACTTAAGACCCCGGCGTAGGCCGGCAGACAGGCCGGACAAAGCCCCACCGGAAGAAAAGATGCCCCCAGGCCGGGTAAGGCCGCCAGGGGGCTCCACCACCTAATAATGAGCCCCTGCCGTTTGGGGTTAAGGTTTTCTGGGGTATTAAGGGGGTCTTTAGCAGACCTATTCGGGGGTTGTTTTTTCATCTCTTTCCTCCAAGGCCTCAAGTATAGGGCAATTGTGAAGAGGGCCCTTTCCCTGACAGCTATCGGCTAGCTTCTCCAGGACAGCCTTCATCCGTTTGAGGGCTTCTAGTCGGCCCTCTATGTCTCTGATCTTGGCCCGGGCCCTTTGGCGTATGTCCTCGCAGGTAGTCTCAGGTGACATACGGAGATCAAGGAGCTCTTTGATCTCCTTAAGAGAAAACCCGAGCTCTTTGGCCCGCCGAATAAAGCGGATGCGAGCCACGGTTTCCAGGGAATACTGCCGGTAGCCAGAAAGGCTCCGGGGAGGGCTGTCAAGGAGACCCTTTCGTTCATAAAAACGGATCGTATCCACTCCTACTCCGGCCAATTGGGCTACCTTGCCGATGGTAAGTCTGTCCATAAAGGCCTTTCCCTTAAAAGCTTGTTTTTGATCTTACCCCCTGGACCATAGTCCAGGGTCAAGAGAAAAATTAAGGGTAGAGTTTTTTGTGGCTCATTGGGGTGAGGGGAAATACTACCGGCCCTGAGCAGGGCCGGGAAAGGAGTGAGGCACGCCTCTTGTAGGCGTGCCTTGTGGCTATCATCCTAACAGGGCATGGGAAGACCACGTTGCATTCGGAGCTTTAGGAGCTCCCTTAAGGCAAACTGGTCAGCCAGCCATTCCACTTTGGCCTTAAGCTTAGCTAGGTCACGGCGACGTTTGGCCGAGCGACGTCCGCCAGAGAGGGCGTGGCTGACGAAAAGTCGATAGAAGCAAAGGTTGCCAGCCTTGGGAGTGTGGCCGATCTCATGAAGGAAAAGGAAGGTCT from Thermosulfuriphilus ammonigenes encodes the following:
- a CDS encoding MerR family transcriptional regulator, whose amino-acid sequence is MDRLTIGKVAQLAGVGVDTIRFYERKGLLDSPPRSLSGYRQYSLETVARIRFIRRAKELGFSLKEIKELLDLRMSPETTCEDIRQRARAKIRDIEGRLEALKRMKAVLEKLADSCQGKGPLHNCPILEALEERDEKTTPE
- a CDS encoding thioredoxin family protein, which produces MKKRKVEVFSAGCPLCQETVELVKQMACPSCEIRVLDLHNPEVAQRARELGIRRAPAIAINERLVACCQQEGPSELALKEAGLDIPLE
- a CDS encoding MerC domain-containing protein; its protein translation is MKKQPPNRSAKDPLNTPENLNPKRQGLIIRWWSPLAALPGLGASFLPVGLCPACLPAYAGVLSSFGLGMILEKRYLLPLSVFFLALAMGALAYKAKERRGYGPLWLGILASGLILAGKFALNITWLVYLGAFSLLMASIWNALPVQREEAPCPACKSTRIQKS